The Oscillospiraceae bacterium genome contains the following window.
CATGTGCTCCAAAAGGTCGGGGTCAAAGCTGGAACCGGTGGCGCACCCGGCCGGGAAGCAGACAGCCTCGACGCTGTCGTTCAGGCCGAGGTGGTCCGCTTCACCTGCCTGCTTGCGCAGACCGTGCGGGCCGTCGGTCACCATCACGGCCGGGATGCCCAGCCGCTCGATCCCCTGCGTGTGCCAGAAATCCGAGCCGGAGCAAAGGCTGGCTTTTTCTTCCAATGTCATTTGGCCGATCAATGCTTTCAAATCGCGCTTCATATTCTATTCTCCTTGTCTGTTATTTGGCAACGGCATTGTACCGCGCATTCCTTACTTGCTATTTTACACAGCAAGACGTATAATGACTATATGGTATAAACTATCTCAACACGATTTCAACGAAAAGGTGATTTTTTATGCGGCCCGGTATCTTTGAGGAAAAATCCAACAACCACTTGAAGGAAGTCACGGTCAAGATTCGTGAGCGTTATCGGGCGAGCACCTACGCACAGTTGGAGGAAACGGCAAGTGGAGACTCGAATCGCGTCAAGGAAAAACGCTTTCTGTCGTTCATCGCACTGGGCAACGCCGTGCTGGCCGATGAGTTTCTGGCTCGTGCTTACAACAAGCAGGAATCGTTTCGCTTTGGGGTGATGAGCACCTCGTCGATCCAGCAGGCGCGATACGCCACCGTGGCTTCGGTCACGCTGTTTTGCCGCACGGCCATCGACAACGGCTTGCCGGAGAATCTCGCCTACAGCATCAGCGATTCCTATTTGCTGCACTTAGACGAGACCGAAAGCATTGAGGAGATCCGGTTCTTATCCCTCAGCGCGTTCCGGGAATACTGCCAGGTCATGCAGGACTGGCGGCTGCAATCCTGCCGCAAGGAGATCAAGCAGTGCTGCGAGTATATCCTGATGCACATCCACGAGCCCATCAGCCTGACGGAACTGGCCGAGCTGGTCAATCTTTCTCCCAATCATCTGTCCGCACTGTTTCTTAAGGAAACCAGCTTTCGCCCCACCGAGTACATCCGCGCACAAAAACTGAACTACGCCCGCTATATTTTGGACAACTATTCTCCGACCATCGCCACGCTGGCCAATCTGTTGGCGTTCCCCAGCCCGAGCGCCTTCGCCCGGCAGTTCAAGCAGCAGTACGGCCTGACCCCTACGGAGTATCAGCGACGAAAAGAATGAACAACGTCCCGGCAGTTCAAAGGATGAACTGATATAGTTCCCTTAGAGTAGACATCTAAAGAAGCAAAAATTTTCAAGTCTACACTAAGGGGGCTTTATTATGTCAAGAAGAAGGAACAAGTACTACGACAGGAAACTAAAGCTGCAAGCAGTGCAAGATTATCTTGGAGGCGGTGGCAGTTTACGGACTATTTGCAAAAAACACGGGATTAAAGACAAAAAGCAGCTGCGGAACTGGATAAAGTGGTATAATGGTCATAAAGAAATCAAGGAGAGGCGAGCAGCCGGAACGGAGATTTATATGACCAAGGGCAGAAAGACAACAGAAAAGGAACGCGCGGAGATCGTAGCGTTTTGTATTGAACATGGCAAGAACTATCCGCTGACGATAAAGACTTATGGCGTATCGTATCAACAGATTTACGCATGGGTACGAAAGTACGAAGAAAAAGGCGTTGCAGGTCTGGTGGATGGCAGAGGCAGGAACAAGCCGGAGAGTGAAATGACCGAAGTCGAGAAACTTCGTGTGCAAAACAAGCTGCTTCAAGCACAGATCAAAGACAAGGAGATGGAGATTGCTCTGTTAAAAAAATTGAAAGAATTGGAGAGGTGGGATGTCTGAGCGGAGTAAGGCAAGAGAAGAAGCATCTTGCAGTCCGCAGTGTACATGAGGAGAAGCACTATTCGGTCAACCGATTATGCGATATTCTTAATCTTAATCGATCTTCCTATTACAAGTGGTTACGGCGAAAGGAAAGCCAAGTCGAAACAGAGAACAGACGAATCATCGAATGGGTCAAGGAATTGTATGAAGAGCAGAATGGAATCCTTGGCTATCGGCAAATGACGATAACCATTAACCGTGACAAAAATACTCAATACAATGTCAAGCGGATTCGCCGGCTGATGAGATACCTTCGCTTAAAAGTCTGTTTGCCGCAGAAAACGGGCAAGCTATATTCCGTCCACACCGGAAACAACAGCAGAAAACATTTTGAATCGTGAATTTTACGCAGACAGACCCAATGAAAAGTGGCTGACCGATGTCACAGCGTTTAAGTACTATGACGGTCCCGTGATAAAGAAGCTGTATCTGAGCGCTTTTCTTGATTTGTATGACCGCAGGATCGTTGCATATAAGCCTGTTGTATTTGGCTAGCTAATTTACCAGACAGTGTCTGGCAAATTGAGTTCTGCGTAAAAGCTGAATATGCCTTGGGAGATTTGTCTAACTAGATTTTGGGGCTTGCATATCTCAGATATCCAATTTTCCAGTCAGTGACTGGAAAATTGAAATGGGAACCATATCAGACCGATGGAAGCAGTCTTAAAGTGTTAGCGTTCACATGAGGTCGAATAGTCATCTTATCGGGCTTTGCGTGAACCACCGATTTCCTTGATGGCGGCATAGTGTTTTCCACATTTTCGGCTGATTTCGTTGAAAAAATCGGATGTCACAAATTCCAGCAGCCATACTTTGGGAATCATGTACTTGGGTGTCTGTAAGATGGTTTTCAGCAAGCCCTTGCTGCACCATTTCAGAATGGTGTGGCGTTGGTAGCCTGTGACCTCGCAGACTTGCGCAACGGTCAGTACATCCGGGTAATTTGCCAGTTGCTGCTCGTACCATTCCTTGGCCAGCAGCCGTTCTTCACCCTTATAGTTCAGCTTGCGCTCTAACGATGCGGCAGGTTTCTTGTGCTTGGGGTAGTTGTAATACCACCCGCTGGGCGGAGTGTAGCGCATCGGGTCGGACTCTCGGCGGTAGAGATACTCGGCAACATCTTTCTTGGCGATTTTATAGCAGCGTGTTTTCTTTCCGTTGTTTTTGCAGGGAACAAGTCCGCTTTGCAGGAGATAAAGCGAGGTTCGTGTTCCGATATGGCATACGATGCGGAAATCGTTGCGGCTCATCGGGTCCGGATAGGGCGTTAGGACTTCTTCAATCTTTTCTGCCAGCGGGTCTTTGCTTATAGTTTCTTTCTTCATTTCGGGTTCTCCTTGTTTCTAAAGTGGAACCCTAAAAACCACTTACTCATTTTTTTGTTTCTTGCATTTTTTCTCATTCGTGTCCGCAAATCTGCACCATTATCCAGCTTTTTGGGCAGGGCTTATCTTGCATCTTATCTTGCATCTTATCTTGCATTTTTCCCAAAAAGTCGCCATTTTTGCCCCAAAACGAGCAATTTTGCTTATTTTCGTACCTACATTGTTTTTTGGTTTCCGGGCAGTATTTCCGCTACAAGCATCGTCCAAAATCAGCGGACAAACCAGCCTGTATCAGCCTTGGTTATCACCACAATGCCTTTTCAAAGATTAACTCGAAATGCGATAGGGCGTTTGTAGCGCCGCCAGAGTTCAAATCTCTGATACTCCGCCAATCAACGGTACAACGTGCTTTTTAAGCACGTTGTACCGTTTTTTTATGCAAAAAACGGAATTTTTGAGTTTGACAATTTCATAACAGGAGAGAAAACGCCCTGTTTTGGAGAGAAATCACACTTTTTTAAGTGTCATTTCCCGGATTTGAACCCATTCCAAGCCCGTTCAGCATCGCTTCTGCCGAAGAAACCTTGGAAGCGTAGTCCAAATGCGAATAAATATTCGCGGTGGTAGAGAAATCGCTGTGTCCCAGCCACTCCTGAATCATCTTCATCGGGACACCGTTTGCCAAAAGCAAACTGGCGCAAGAATGGCGCAAATCGTGAAAACGGATGCGCCGCAGATGATAATTTTGCAAGATAATCTGGAACGAATTGGAGAGATAATCCGGCTTGAGCAGATTGCCCATTGCGTCTACGCAGATGTAGTCTGCGTATTTTTTGTTGTAGCACCTACCGCACAGCTTGCGGTTTTCTTTCTGTTCCTCCTGCAAGGCCAGCAGCCGTTCCCGGAAAACCGGTACAAGCGGCAAGGTGCGCTTGCTGGATTTGGTTTTTGTGCCATTGGATTCTACAAGCACTTCTTTTCCGTCCAGCCGAACCGTTGTGACCGTGTGGCAGATTTCAATGGTGTTCTGCTCAAAGTCCACAGCAGCCCATTTCAGCCCTACAACCTCACTGCGGCGCAGACCATAAAAGGCAGTCAACATAACTGCCACCTCAATTTTACTGCCGCGCACAGCGTCGAACAGTGCGTTCATTTCATCCTTGCTGTAGAAGTTCCCAGTAAATTCGTTTTTCTTCGGGCGGTCCACCTTGTCGGCAGGGTTCACATCGATCAGGTCTGTTTTCACTGCGTATTTCAAGGCGCGGTGGATAACCGCATGATAGTGAATGACCGTATTGGGCTTCACACGCTCCAACTGTTCCTGATAAAATGCTTGGATATGAACCGCTTTCAGGTCGCCCAGCGTAACGCCGAGATTTCTAAAGTAAGGAATGATCCTGCTGTTCGACAGTTCTTTGTAGCTTGCGTAGGTTGTCAGCTTGACGGTTGACTTTGCGATTTCCAGCCATTGCACCAGATAATCCGCAAACAGCATGGCTTTGCTGGGCGGACCGTTGGGGTCAACGGGTGGCTCAAAGTCGTCTTGCAGCTCACGCATCATCGCCTCGGCGCGCCGCTTGTTGCCCTTGATGGGCAAGCCCGTGGATTGCCATTTGGTTTTGCGTTTGCCGTCATAAGTTTTGTAGGTCAGTACCACATAGTAGATACCATTTTTTTCTTGCAGATGCCCTGCGACCATAAAAAAATACCTCCTTTGGTTTGGGTCGCCCCCGATCTGCTGTTGACAAGAACAGCATAACGCATCGGCGCAAAACAATCAACACTGTCGATTCTCTGCTCGACAGTGTTGACCGCAAATTTGAAGGTAGGTAAACAGGTGGGCTTTGGGGATGCGATATGAGCGCCCGATTTTCATCGCCGGGATTTTGCCTTCGTGCAGCAGCTTGTACCCCGTTTTGGTGCTGATTCGCAGGGCATCGCACATCTGTTCGATGTTCATTACATCGGGGTACTTGCGCAGCATGACACGGTAGGCATCGCGCTGGTTAAATCCTTTGTTGCTGATACAGAACACCTCTTTTCCTTGAATTTGCGGATTTAATTCCACAAGCATAGCGGCCACTTGTTGAAAACACAAGTGGCCGCCATAATCTGAAATCAAATTGTACGTCCTATTCGACACTACTTCCCGGACATACGAGGGCGAACCACCGGCCCGGCTGCTGGAAACAGCTCCCGCTTCCTGTACCACATTGTTGGCAGTACCGCCGACACCTTGAGAGTATCGCCACGGTGCGTATCATCATTGCTGACCTTTCGCTTGAGGTATGTGTTCCACGCCACCTCTCCCGGCCTCTGGGGGCGCTCCACCGCCGTTACGGCGGTATCCTCGCGTCAGAAGCGGGACGCACCTGCCGAAACGCTCCTTGGGTTGCGGCAAGGTCAGTTGTATGTAGCCGGTGATTCGGATATTCGGTTATCAAGGTGCAGAAAAGGGGGAATGAGGGATTTTTTGTCCCTCTATATATGAATATCGCTTTAGGAAGGTAAAAGTTGGAGAAAAATCTACAATTTTTTCAAAAAAATACCGCCCTATCTCACGATAAGGCGGTAGATTGCGTTATTCTATGCTGCTCCTAAGTTTTTAGATAACAAATCACCATTGGCGGCGTTCTCAAACACTTCAAAAGCATCTTGTAGTTCTTCCAATCACAGCTGGTGTGTCTCTTTCCAGAGTATTTGTTTTCCGCGACATCATTTAGCATCATCAGAATAAAACCCGATGGCCTTTTGCAAAGCCAAGAAATGCTTTCTTGTGTATTTGATTGCCCTGTGCTCTCCTTGCATTTCTATCCTACAGGTAATCAAATTCTCGTCATTTTCTTTCACATGGTAAAACCGCTTGTCACGCGGTATACTACGCATAAAAGCACAGCCGCAGAGTACATCTGTGGCTGTGCTTTGTGTTCAGTTGCTCACTGTTGCGTGGACTGGATATGGAGAGACAACATATCTCCCAATCTTACATAGGTTATCTTATCTGCCATCACTCTGGCAGTTTGCCTTGCGGATATGTCGGCATCCCCACTGCGGTCGTATCCGGTCTGACCTTAAACATGGCTTTTTCAATCTACCTCCCTTATCGGTTTTCCGCGATATATTTCTCCGCCATGTGGACTGCCACCGCGCCGTCCGCCACGGCGGTGACCACCTGACGGAGGGGCTTCGTCCGCACGTCGCCCACGGCGTAAACGCCGGGAATACTGGTTTCCGTGGTCTCTCCGGCCACGATATAGCCGCCGTCCAGCGCCAGTTGACCCACCGCCAGCGCCGTGGCGGGCTGTCGGCCCACGCTGACAAATACGCCGTCGCAGTCCACCACGCTTTCCTCACCGGTGACGGTGTCCCGCAGGCGGACGCCGGTCAGCCTGTCCCTAGAAAGCAGCGCGGAAACGACGCTGTTCCAACGGAATTCCACGTTTTCGGCCTGTGCCAGCGGCTCGTAATAGATCTTGGTGGCCCGCAGGGTGTCTCTGCGGTGGACGAGGATCACTTTTTTCGCCACGCGGCTGAGAAGGAGGGCATCTGCCGCGGCGGAATTGCCGCCGCCCACCACGACCACCGTTTTGCCCTTGTAAAACATCCCATCGCAGGCGGCGCAGTAGGCCACGCCCCGGCCCACCAGTTCCGACTCTCCGGCCACGCCCAGCGTTCTGGGGTCCGCACCGGTGGCCAGCACCACGGTTT
Protein-coding sequences here:
- a CDS encoding helix-turn-helix domain-containing protein, whose translation is MSRRRNKYYDRKLKLQAVQDYLGGGGSLRTICKKHGIKDKKQLRNWIKWYNGHKEIKERRAAGTEIYMTKGRKTTEKERAEIVAFCIEHGKNYPLTIKTYGVSYQQIYAWVRKYEEKGVAGLVDGRGRNKPESEMTEVEKLRVQNKLLQAQIKDKEMEIALLKKLKELERWDV
- a CDS encoding AraC family transcriptional regulator encodes the protein MRPGIFEEKSNNHLKEVTVKIRERYRASTYAQLEETASGDSNRVKEKRFLSFIALGNAVLADEFLARAYNKQESFRFGVMSTSSIQQARYATVASVTLFCRTAIDNGLPENLAYSISDSYLLHLDETESIEEIRFLSLSAFREYCQVMQDWRLQSCRKEIKQCCEYILMHIHEPISLTELAELVNLSPNHLSALFLKETSFRPTEYIRAQKLNYARYILDNYSPTIATLANLLAFPSPSAFARQFKQQYGLTPTEYQRRKE
- the trxB gene encoding thioredoxin-disulfide reductase, coding for MNNNHVYDMIVVGGGPGGYTAALYAARAGLDTIVLEKLSAGGQMALTEQIDNYPGFENGIDGFSLAEKMQKQAERFGARSEYAEVLRMDLTAIPKLVETSEGIFRGKTVVLATGADPRTLGVAGESELVGRGVAYCAACDGMFYKGKTVVVVGGGNSAAADALLLSRVAKKVILVHRRDTLRATKIYYEPLAQAENVEFRWNSVVSALLSRDRLTGVRLRDTVTGEESVVDCDGVFVSVGRQPATALAVGQLALDGGYIVAGETTETSIPGVYAVGDVRTKPLRQVVTAVADGAVAVHMAEKYIAENR
- a CDS encoding helix-turn-helix domain-containing protein, giving the protein MISDYGGHLCFQQVAAMLVELNPQIQGKEVFCISNKGFNQRDAYRVMLRKYPDVMNIEQMCDALRISTKTGYKLLHEGKIPAMKIGRSYRIPKAHLFTYLQICGQHCRAENRQC
- a CDS encoding helix-turn-helix domain-containing protein → MKKETISKDPLAEKIEEVLTPYPDPMSRNDFRIVCHIGTRTSLYLLQSGLVPCKNNGKKTRCYKIAKKDVAEYLYRRESDPMRYTPPSGWYYNYPKHKKPAASLERKLNYKGEERLLAKEWYEQQLANYPDVLTVAQVCEVTGYQRHTILKWCSKGLLKTILQTPKYMIPKVWLLEFVTSDFFNEISRKCGKHYAAIKEIGGSRKAR
- a CDS encoding site-specific integrase; its protein translation is MVAGHLQEKNGIYYVVLTYKTYDGKRKTKWQSTGLPIKGNKRRAEAMMRELQDDFEPPVDPNGPPSKAMLFADYLVQWLEIAKSTVKLTTYASYKELSNSRIIPYFRNLGVTLGDLKAVHIQAFYQEQLERVKPNTVIHYHAVIHRALKYAVKTDLIDVNPADKVDRPKKNEFTGNFYSKDEMNALFDAVRGSKIEVAVMLTAFYGLRRSEVVGLKWAAVDFEQNTIEICHTVTTVRLDGKEVLVESNGTKTKSSKRTLPLVPVFRERLLALQEEQKENRKLCGRCYNKKYADYICVDAMGNLLKPDYLSNSFQIILQNYHLRRIRFHDLRHSCASLLLANGVPMKMIQEWLGHSDFSTTANIYSHLDYASKVSSAEAMLNGLGMGSNPGNDT